The Chthonomonas sp. genomic sequence TATGGTTCCTGCCTGCGAAGCGCTCGACAAAGCGGGCTACTGGAGCCTAGAGTGTTGGGGCGGAGCCACCTTCGATTCCTGTATCCGATTCCTGAACGAAGACCCATGGGTGCGACTCCGCGAGTTCAAACGATTGCTGCCAAACACCCGCACCCAGATGCTTCTTCGCGGGCAAAACCTCCTCGGTTATCGCCACTACGAAGACAGCGTGGTTTGTAAGTTTGTGGAGAAGGCTGCCGAGAACGGAATGGACGTCTTCCGGGTGTTCGACGCGCTCAACGACGTTCGCAACCTCCGGACTTCCATCGAAGCGGTGAAGCGAACTGGCAAACATGCCCAGGGGACGATCTGCTACACGATTTCTCCTGTCCACACCGTCGACAAGTTTGTGGATATGGCGCTTCGCCTGAAGGAGATCGGCGTGGATTCGATCTGCGTCAAGGACATGGCCGCTTTGCTCAAGCCTCAACCCGCCTACGACATCGTCAAGGGCATCAAGGAAGCTTGTGGAGCCGACACGTTGGTTCACGTCCACGTCCATAGCACGACCGGCGTCACGCTCGTGAGCTTGATGAAGGCAATCGAAGCTGGCGCGGACATCGTAGACACAAGTGTGAGTTCGCTCAGTTTGGGACCAGGTCACAACCCAACCGAGAGCCTGGTTGAAATGCTGGAAGGCACCGGGTACGACACGCGTCTCGATCTCGAGGAGATCTATAAGGCGCGCGATCACTTCGCGACGGTCCGCCCCCGATACGCGGAGTACCTGACCGACTACACCGGCGTCGAAACCGAGATTTTCAAGAGCCAGATTCCGGGCGGCATGCTCAGCAACATGGAAAGCCAGCTGAAGCAGCAAGGCCAAGGCGAGCGCATGAAAGAAGTGCTGGAAGAAGTTCCGCGCGTCCGTGCGGCCGCCGGGTTCCCGCCGCTGGTCACACCTTCATCCCAGATCGTGGGCACGCAAGCCGTGTTCAACGTGATGATGGGTGAGTACAAGGTCATGACCGGCGAATTCAGCGACCTAATGCTGGGCTACTATGGCGCGACCGACGCAGAGAAAGATCCTGCGGTGGTCGAGAAAGCCAAAGAGTTCGGCAAGAAAGAGCCGATCGAATGCCGCCCGGCGGACCTTCTGAAGCCCGAGTGGGAGAAACTGCAATCCGAAGCGGAAAAGCTTGAGGGCAATAATGGTTCGGTTGAAGACGTGCTGACCTATGCGATGTTTCCGCAGGTCGCGCCCAAGTTCTTCAAGGAACGAGCCAATGGCCCTCTGAACGTGGGCAGAGATCCGTCCTTGGCCATCGCCAAGGTCGATGAATCTCATGCGGGCTTCTTGAAGGCTCCGATCGAATACGAGGTAACCATCAACCAAAAGCGCCAGCGCGTAACGGTGGCCCCGGTATGACCGACGTCCAGGTCTCACGAGAAGAGTTCGAAGAACTGGCAAAGGAAGTCTTTGCGCTGCGAGCCGAACTTGCCGCCCTACGCATCAGCGCACCTGCGCCGGATTTGGACGAAGAGACAGTCGGGGTCATCGCCGCGGCAGTCGCTGCTTACCTGGGCAAACGCGCGAGGATCCGGGTCATCCGCCGAGTGAACCAAGACGAGGTCGGCGGCTGGGCGACTCAAGGACGCACGAAGATTTACGGAAGTCATCACGCACCTCAGATGAGGGGTTGGTGAACCAACGACCGCAATGGGAGACATTATGATTAGCTACAAACTTGAAGAAATTGAGAAAACAGCGCTACCACTCGTGGGCACACTATGCGAGATCAGTTGGAACTCGACCAACCGCATGGCCAAGCGACAGTGTGAGAAGTGCGTGTACGTCGTGCGCGGTTTGGAAGGCCCGATGCTTTGCGTCGAGTTGCTCTACGACGCCATCGACGGCGAGCACCGCAAGGATCACATTTACTGGGTTCCAGCGGATGCAGTTCAGGCACTTCGCGTCCTGACGCCGAGTAAGGCGCAGTACCGCATCGAGACCCTAGAAAGGGAGGCTTTGGAAGACCAACCGCGAGGCTGACCTCGCGGTTGGGAGGCACGATCATGGAGACGCTTTCTGACCCCCTCACCCGTTCTGCAACAAGGCTCAAGACTGTAAGCGCCGAAGAAGCCGTCAAGCTGATCAAGTCGGGCGACTCCGTGTTCATCCACGGGATGGGTGCGTACCCATCCCGGCTGGCTCACGCCATGGTTGGACGCGCGGACGAACTCCGAAATGTCGAGATCATCCATCTGCACGTCGAGGGCGAAGTGCCCTATGCCGATCCTTCGATGCAGGATTCGTTCTTCGTGAACAATCTGTTCATCGGTGGCAACCTACGGACAGCAGTGGACGAAGGGCGTGCGGACTACGTTCCGGTGTTTCTGAGCGAGATCCCGGCGCTCTTCCGACGAAGGATCATGCCGCTTGACGTGGCGCTGCTGAGCGTGTCGCCACCCGACAAGCACGGTTTTTGCTCGCTCGGCGTCTCAGTCGATATCTCGCTTGCAGCAGCGCAGAGCGCAACGACGCGCATTGCCCAGATCAATCCGAACATGCCGAGGACGCATGGAGACGGCAACATCCACATCAGTGCGTTCGATGCCGTCGTTTTCACGGACGATCCGCTACCCGCACACGAGCCGACCGAGATCGGGACGGTTGAGGGCAAAATCGGCGAGCTCATTGCGACGCTCGTGGACGACGGCGCTTGCCTGCAGATGGGTATCGGCGGCATTCCCAATGCTGTGCTTGCCGCCCTTACCAATCACAAGCGACTTGGTATCCACACGGAAATGTTCAGCGACGGGGTGGTGGAACTCGTGGAGCGAGGAGTCATCACCGGCGAAGAAAAGTCGATCTACCCGGGCAATATTGTCTCCGGATTTGTCAGCGGCTCAAGGCGTCTGTACGACTTCATCGACGACAACCCGTTCGTCAAGCTACTGGACATTTCGTTTGTGAACGACACAAGCAACATCCGTCGGCTCGACAAGATGACCGCGATCAACAGCGCCGTTGAAA encodes the following:
- a CDS encoding methylmalonyl-CoA carboxytransferase subunit 5S, translating into MTRTVEVTDVMLRDAHQSLMATRMAMEDMVPACEALDKAGYWSLECWGGATFDSCIRFLNEDPWVRLREFKRLLPNTRTQMLLRGQNLLGYRHYEDSVVCKFVEKAAENGMDVFRVFDALNDVRNLRTSIEAVKRTGKHAQGTICYTISPVHTVDKFVDMALRLKEIGVDSICVKDMAALLKPQPAYDIVKGIKEACGADTLVHVHVHSTTGVTLVSLMKAIEAGADIVDTSVSSLSLGPGHNPTESLVEMLEGTGYDTRLDLEEIYKARDHFATVRPRYAEYLTDYTGVETEIFKSQIPGGMLSNMESQLKQQGQGERMKEVLEEVPRVRAAAGFPPLVTPSSQIVGTQAVFNVMMGEYKVMTGEFSDLMLGYYGATDAEKDPAVVEKAKEFGKKEPIECRPADLLKPEWEKLQSEAEKLEGNNGSVEDVLTYAMFPQVAPKFFKERANGPLNVGRDPSLAIAKVDESHAGFLKAPIEYEVTINQKRQRVTVAPV
- a CDS encoding acetyl-CoA hydrolase/transferase family protein: METLSDPLTRSATRLKTVSAEEAVKLIKSGDSVFIHGMGAYPSRLAHAMVGRADELRNVEIIHLHVEGEVPYADPSMQDSFFVNNLFIGGNLRTAVDEGRADYVPVFLSEIPALFRRRIMPLDVALLSVSPPDKHGFCSLGVSVDISLAAAQSATTRIAQINPNMPRTHGDGNIHISAFDAVVFTDDPLPAHEPTEIGTVEGKIGELIATLVDDGACLQMGIGGIPNAVLAALTNHKRLGIHTEMFSDGVVELVERGVITGEEKSIYPGNIVSGFVSGSRRLYDFIDDNPFVKLLDISFVNDTSNIRRLDKMTAINSAVEIDLTGQICADSIGTRMFSGVGGQMDFVRGASLSEGGKPIFALPSTTNKGISRITPMLKPGAGVVTTRAHVHYVVTEFGIANLYGKNLRQRATELIKIAHPDHREELERAAYERFKRSDTIS